The proteins below come from a single Tigriopus californicus strain San Diego chromosome 3, Tcal_SD_v2.1, whole genome shotgun sequence genomic window:
- the LOC131877373 gene encoding IQ motif and SEC7 domain-containing protein 1-like yields MALSVAPSSAPMALAFPSSPPFSHSRSHHDCTRHQAVNFKQEALLHNNAFSHLKLSHTATELGPDNRHYPHLHHHHHHPTQPTTNSTMSRDYQCHNHLREPLYAVVNKRPKYASSPQFVKNSGKVPSQFEIQHSESELLHRCAIVIQRAYRAYRLHKQFSKLMTLALSSDQLENRELLHKMEDQRANSTTNSQMRDLRLNSPINAIDKLILEAAGIPIDTKVKAKSASQPLRRSMSLRSKQNKDIGHRRSRSVVREVAKNGADEFQTGLTVPPCPPLRGEEFYNIPEHIDNQMYVTRDSLYSNDVSFHQERPRPPQRTVSFLAHETLPRKISFLKERELCLRMTQKSEPSRQYDPRLQIHSDTNLYRHEPASDLLQERYFHYAGQPCQSGASTTDQGLIDQQHTRSFSSPAPIPSYSKDAQSPLLHPPEATRRTESPLPPPPYMSPPAHRSPPDLPLPSPPPVEIEMPPPAAVPSMVAIPNYISCPNRVQSDRASSSSSIDSGYGRSSAMESIKVEHGQSKGMNQPSSPQAFKELSNQYNSSPSRELEMDSNLQNMINHARQAMSPIEAFSWTTITNPIQGKGKKTVRIQIPEPVSSSHPSELLVTDQVKREDNDDSFRRRQYRVGLTLFNQNPDIGIEYLLKKQFLDFSPAATAAFLLGRKGLSKRVIGEYLTNLQRPFNLAVLHCFIHGMDFTGLHLDIALRQLQEEVTLPGEAQKIEKIVEVFSKRYIQCNQMFVAGFRCPDTIFVLSYAIVLLNTDLHSRAVRSSRRMRREDFIRNLKGVDSGQDLDLEMLQGIYDRIRNTEFRVGSDHVTQVNKVEESITGKGRNELALAEPHRRLVCFCRLTEVMDINRQEKKAGVHQRGVFLFNDVLVNTKTIVSKKKTQHQYRGTILLNEIRVAPFSSAHFTCGIQLQDRLTGKVVLTFNARSHNDQQRFLSDLQESIAETVDFERAKMFMNSPEESLC; encoded by the coding sequence ATGGCGCTTTCAGTTGCACCCTCATCCGCTCCCATGGCCCTCGCCTTCCCGTCCTCCCCTCCCTTTTCACATTCTCGCTCCCATCACGACTGTACTCGTCACCAAGCTGTGAATTTCAAACAAGAGGCGTTGCTTCATAACAACGCTTTTTCGCATCTAAAGCTAAGCCACACTGCCACAGAACTCGGCCCAGATAATCGTCATTATCcccatcttcatcatcatcatcatcatccaacaCAACCAACGACAAATTCCACCATGAGCCGTGACTACCAGTGCCATAATCATCTGAGAGAACCTCTTTACGCTGTCGTGAATAAGCGTCCGAAATATGCTTCGAGCCCTCAATTCGTGAAAAACAGCGGTAAAGTGCCTTCACAATTTGAAATCCAACATAGCGAAAGTGAATTGCTCCACCGATGTGCTATCGTAATACAACGTGCATATCGAGCGTACCGACTCCataaacaattttcaaagctCATGACTTTAGCGCTGTCCTCGGATCAGCTTGAAAATAGAGAGCTTCTACACAAAATGGAGGATCAACGCGCAAACTCCACAACCAACTCACAAATGCGAGATTTGAGATTGAACTCACCCATTAATGCAATTGATAAGCTAATTCTAGAAGCTGCTGGAATTCCCATTGACACAAAAGTTAAGGCAAAATCTGCTTCTCAGCCTCTACGAAGATCGATGTCGCTGCGAAGTAAGCAGAATAAGGACATTGGCCATCGACGATCCAGATCAGTTGTGCGAGAGGTTGCAAAGAATGGAGCAGACGAATTTCAGACTGGATTGACGGTTCCACCATGTCCTCCCCTCCGAGGTGAGGAATTTTACAACATTCCGGAGCATATCGACAATCAAATGTATGTGACAAGAGATTCCCTGTACTCGAACGATGTGTCGTTTCATCAAGAACGACCTCGACCTCCCCAAAGAACAGTGTCCTTTCTAGCGCATGAAACATTGCctagaaaaatatctttcctcAAAGAAAGAGAACTCTGCCTCCGTATGACGCAGAAATCAGAGCCATCGCGTCAGTACGATCCAAGGCTTCAAATTCACTCTGATACCAATCTTTACAGGCATGAACCTGCCTCAGACCTCCTTCAGGAAAGATACTTTCATTATGCTGGCCAACCGTGTCAATCCGGGGCTTCCACCACTGATCAAGGCCTTATCGATCAACAACATACACGATCATTTTCTAGTCCCGCTCCAATACCGAGTTATTCGAAAGATGCTCAAAGTCCCTTGCTCCATCCCCCGGAAGCGACGAGACGAACCGAGTCACCTCTACCACCCCCACCGTACATGTCACCGCCGGCTCATAGATCACCTCCTGACCTTCCATTGCCATCACCCCCTCCTGTGGAAATAGAAATGCCTCCACCTGCTGCAGTCCCCTCAATGGTAGCCATTCCAAACTATATATCGTGCCCAAATCGTGTTCAAAGTGACCGAGCCTCTTCCTCATCAAGCATTGATAGTGGTTATGGTCGATCTTCAGCGATGGAGTCGATCAAGGTGGAGCATGGTCAATCGAAAGGCATGAATCAGCCATCATCACCCCAAGCCTTCAAGGAACTTTCCAACCAATATAATTCTTCACCTTCTCGAGAGCTTGAGATGGATTCAAATCTTCAGAACATGATTAATCACGCTCGCCAAGCCATGTCGCCGATCGAGGCATTTTCTTGGACTACAATCACTAATCCCATTCAGGgtaaaggcaaaaaaacagTTCGAATTCAAATCCCCGAGCCTGTGTCCTCCAGCCATCCCTCTGAATTGCTTGTCACCGACCAAGTAAAGCGAGAGGATAACGACGACAGCTTTCGTCGCCGACAATATCGAGTTGGACTGACCTTATTTAACCAGAATCCCGATATTGGCATAGAGTATTTACTGAAGAAGCAGTTCTTGGACTTCTCGCCAGCAGCTACTGCGGCCTTTTTACTGGGAAGGAAGGGATTGAGCAAACGAGTGATTGGCGAATACCTTACAAACCTTCAAAGACCGTTCAATTTGGCGGTCCTCCATTGCTTCATACATGGAATGGACTTTACTGGTCTACATCTTGATATCGCTTTGCGCCAACTGCAAGAAGAGGTTACTTTACCTGGGGAGGCTCAAAAGATCGAAAAGATAGTAGAAGTATTTTCCAAACGCTATATTCAATGCAATCAAATGTTTGTAGCCGGATTCCGATGCCCTGACACGATCTTTGTTCTAAGTTACGCCATCGTGTTGTTGAACACCGACCTCCATAGTCGAGCTGTCCGGTCCAGTCGTCGAATGAGACGGGAGGATTTCATCAGGAATCTCAAAGGTGTCGATTCAGGTCAGGATTTGGATCTGGAGATGCTTCAAGGGATATACGACCGGATTCGAAACACAGAGTTTAGGGTTGGGTCTGACCATGTCACTCAGGTGAATAAAGTTGAGGAAAGTATCACTGGCAAAGGCCGCAATGAATTGGCCTTGGCTGAGCCCCATCGTCGATTGGTTTGCTTTTGCAGGCTCACCGAAGTCATGGATATCAAccgacaagaaaaaaaggctgGCGTCCATCAACGAGGAGTGTTCCTTTTCAACGACGTTTTAGTGAATACCAAGACCATAGTGAGTAAAAAGAAAACGCAACACCAATATCGAGGGACGATTTTGTTGAATGAAATACGAGTTGCTCCATTCAGCTCAGCTCACTTCACATGTGGAATCCAGTTGCAAGATCGTCTTACTGGGAAAGTGGTTCTCACTTTTAATGCACGAAGTCATAACGATCAACAAAGATTCTTGTCCGATCTGCAAGAGTCAATTGCTGAAACAGTCGACTTTGAACGTGCTAAAATGTTTATGAATTCACCCGAGGAATCGTTATGTTGA